A window from Triticum aestivum cultivar Chinese Spring chromosome 6D, IWGSC CS RefSeq v2.1, whole genome shotgun sequence encodes these proteins:
- the LOC123140644 gene encoding uncharacterized protein, giving the protein MKAAYLWSVHDFPAFGMVAGWSTHGKFCCYDCMSDTKAFWLENGGKACWFDCHRRFLPVGHEFRTQADAFRKDTIILDEPPRHLKGKEVEAQMRAQVGNTKTYGKEHNWTHVSCFWDLPYSNKLVFRHCIDVMHNEKNVAEAIWNTCFDITDKTKDNVKARKDQAKICKRPKMNLVEKPNGKWDKPRALFSIEGKHKVIILNWFKKLLFPDGYASNFRRGVNLKDKKLFGLKSHDYHIFIECLLPAAFRGFLPEGIWICLFELSFFYRQLCAKQLSKDIVASLEKNIVVIICKLEKIFPPGFFNPMQHLMIHLPRQARLAGPVQNTWMYRFERYILYESKKSCLLGKCISS; this is encoded by the coding sequence ATGAAGGCAGCCTATCTATGGTCAGTCCATGATTTTCCAGCCTTTGGAATGGTTGCTGGGTGGAGCACCCATGGAAAATTTTGTTGTTATGATTGTATGAGTGATACCAAAGCATTCTGGTTAGAAAATGGTGGAAAGGCTTGCTGGTTTGATTGTCATAGGAGGTTTCTTCCGGTAGGCCATGAGTTTAGAACCCAGGCTGATGCATTTCGGAAAGACACAATAATATTAGATGAACCACCTAGGCATTTGAAAGGTAAAGAAGTAGAAGCCCAAATGAGAGCCCAAGTAGGAAACACCAAAACATATGGAAAAGAACACAACTGGACACATGTTAGTTGtttctgggatctgccttactccAACAAATTGGTTTTTCGGCATTGTATTGATGTAATGCACAATGAGAAGAATGTAGCTGAGGCTATTTGGAACACATGCTTTGACATAACTGATAAAACAAAAGATAATGTCAAAGCGAGGAAAGATCAAGCTAAGATTTGCAAACGTCCTAAGATGAATCTAGTCGAAAAGCCAAATGGCAAGTGGGATAAGCCAAGGGCACTTTTCAGCATTGAGGGGAAGCATAAGGTCATCATTTTGAATTGGTTCAAAAAGCTATTATTTCCTGATGGGTATGCTTCCAACTTCAGAAGAGGGGTTAATCTGAAGGATAAGAAATTGTTTGGACTGAAAAGTCATGATTACCACATATTCATTGAGTGTTTACTCCCAGCTGCTTTCCGTGGTTTTCTTCCTGAAGGCATTTGGATTTGTCTTTTCGAGCTTAGCTTTTTCTATAGGCAGTTGTGTGCTAAACAACTCAGCAAAGACATAGTAGCAAGTCTGGAAAAGAACATCGTGGTGATTATTTGCAAATTAGAGAAGATATTCCCTCCTGGGTTTTTCAATCCCATGCAACACCTAATGATTCATCTACCTCGCCAAGCCAGGCTAGCAGGCCCTGTCCAGAATACATGGATGTATCGATTTGAGAGGTATATCTTATATGAAAGTAAAAAAAGTTGTTTACTTGGCAAATGCATTTCTTCATAG
- the LOC123140645 gene encoding uncharacterized protein, with translation MKAGVKNCTESGESGPINNTKVNERLNTYYTALKAADPLHWKDRDLDPEIMYSSIGGMPHGRLAIGDGAIKKAVVVAKARENDTRPSNSISYHCLLKENAQLKRRCKNNFVLSKHVPGFYGKLGWEVPEDLLAYQDELMDGGDLMNETPQDQEDGGTPMTDSSDDERHVDAGTQMDDHGSGPTHENHLGMP, from the exons ATGAAGGCAGGAGTTAAAAATTGTACCGAGAGTGGAGAAAGTGGCCCCATCAACAACACTAAGGTCAACGAGCGTCTT AACACATATTACACAGCTCTGAAAGCAGCAGATCCACTACATTGGAAGGACCGTGATCTCGATCCAGAAATCATGTACTCCTCCATTGGTGGCATGCCCCATGGGCGACTAGCAATAGGTGATGGTGCTATAAAGAAAGCAGTGGTCGTTGCAAAAGCTAGAGAGAATGACACAAGGCCATCAAACTCCATATCATACCATTGTTTATTGAAGGAAAATGCTCAACTTAAAAGGCGCTGCAAGAATAATTTTGTTCTGAGCAAACATGTACCG GGGTTTTATGGCAAGCTGGGATGGGAAGTACCCGAAGATCTTCTTGCCTACCAAGATGAGCTGATGGATGGCGGTGATCTG ATGAATGAAACACCCCAAGACCAAGAAGATGGTGGTACTCCAATGACAGACTCTTCAGATGATGAAAGGCATGTTGATGCTGGTACTCAAATGGATGATCATGGTTCTGGTCCAACACATGAAAATCATTTAGGAATGCCATAG